The genomic segment taaatttcACTTCAACATGCTTTCTGTGTGCACGTTTGCTTTCTGGCGTCACAAAGAGCTCATGAACAAATAACTGATCGTGAGAATTATGAGGCTACAAATGAATCACCATGAAAAGGACAAACGGGTAGCAAAAGGATGAAAAAGAGGCACCCTGTCCAGAAACATACTGGGTAATAGTGGTGGAATCAGTTTTAATTGACTGACAAAGTTCACAGCATACAAATACAACAGATGATTTTGACTGATCAGGGTTAAACACCAGTGACTGTACAAACGGATGGATGACGTGTCTCCACTTTCCCCACTGCACAAACATGAAGCCATAATATCTCTGAAACAGCCGCCTCCATCTTGTCCTGGTGATGTAATTTGGAGCCAagagtctgcgcagtagtgaTTGTTGTGTGGAGCCGTGGTATCTCACGGTCCTGCCGACAGGCGTGCTCTACCAACCTCGAATCAGtctcacctgtcaatcatgatgtctcaCCCTGTTTTCATAGCGTCAAAGaactcattaaaaccaaacttatctaaaggtgaacacttgaacatagaTTAGTAGGATAACAACTATCTAAACTTAAATAACCAtctttgggggggaaaactcaTTTAACGTGtactttgattttctttgtatGGTCCATGTCGCGTCTGCCAACATGGAGGAGGTTGGGTTCATGACCAGCCACTAGGGTGCTGACTGCTGTGtggatgttttggcttcacttttgggatctgtcatgtcgtccatctatatatatatatctatatatctatagatatatatatatcattaagTTACACAcgtgttatatttatttaaataatttggtAATAACTGATCCATCAGTTATTTGTAGACGTTTGCTTCTTGAACAAGTTCATGTGAAGCAGATGGACTCATTAACAGTGAAGCTCGTGAAGTGATGTCAAAACCATAGATCTTGTTTCGTCACACACCGAGGTCGGTCAGTTTGCTTTCAGTTCACAGACGAACCACACCAGAGTCCTGGAAGTGGACTGAGACCCTCTTCACATGGTCTCAGTGCATCATTTGGTCCGCACCAGGGTTTGATAAACTAGCCTCCACCGACCGCTCAAACTGGGAAAACACACCAGACTCCGTTTCAGCCGACGTGAACACAAATATTACAGACTTCTTCAATCCTGGATAAACGCAAACGACTTCCTGTTATAATGTATCCTACTAAACATTTAGCGTCACAGTTGAAATCCCCCCGGagtgtcctcagtgtgtgttggtgtgttctTTTCTCAGTCCGTCGATCAGGGCGGTGGTGGCTGCATCTGGTGCAGTGTGGTGCTGTTTGCTCCACAGTCGATGTATTCGTATGTATCCAGGGAGAGCTGCTCATAGTGGGCCAGGTAGTAAACCTTCATGGACATCCTGCGGGAGAATGAACAAAACATGGAACAATAATAAACCTGGACTGATGATAAGTTCAGTTCAAAGTGTTACGCAGTGTTAAACGTGTCAATGACGCAGCAGCAGTGAAATCCACAAAACTTGTCAAAAGATTCCAGGACCTTTCAGGCAGTGAGACGGTCGATCTTTGAGGTAAAATGAAATCTTGGCAAACATagggatgtttttctttcccagtcCGAAGTATGAGGCGGAGGGACAGTGGGGGaagatttaaaggtgacatattatgctcatattcaggttcatacttttaatttgggtgaccactggTTTaaatgctgtaatgttcagaaaaggcatcagtgtcctgAATGTTACTGTATCACAATCTGTTTGAGAGTGAAGCTGGTTTGTCACCTTCTAGTCCCTAGTGGTCGTTtgactaataataatttgataatgGCCAAAGTGTTTTTCCTTACGATAATGTCACAGTAGAATCGAGCTTTTGgatataaaatgcattttattgtattatacGTGTCAAATTCTTGTCATAATTAGCACATTAAGTTATGGTCCAAAACATGTATGGATTGAGACACAACCTGAAAAATTGAATAATATAGCTTCTAATATAACAATCGGTCACTTACAGTATCACATTATTAGTTAGATATgttttaacaatgaaaaatCACTCAATCACTCACTCCAACAAACGCACGCCTGGCCTaaattttctgtttctgccccCAAAATTTTCATCAAGGGGCTTACAGCGCTCTGGTAGAAAAAattagtctggagccctgtccAACACACATTTACTATTGACCAAATATACATTGCGTGTACAATTATTAGGCAAGTTGTATTTTTGAggtttaattttattatttaacaacTACAGCGTTCTCGCTCAATCCAAATGTTAATAAAGCTCAAACCTGAATATTTaagaaagtaaaagtgaagTCCTATGTGTGCAGAATTATTAGGCcactaaatgaaaaatgattattttcccaTCTCACTTGTTTACTGTCATctgttaaagtgaaaataatgaacaaacaactctgaatatacaaataaacatttctaacatttcaaaaaaaaaaatcagtgaccAATATAGCCACCCTTCTTTTCAATAACCGTCACAAGCCTTCCATCCATGGAGTCTGTCAATTTCTTTATCTGTTGACGATCAACTTTTCGTGCAGCAGCCTCCCAGACACTGTTCAGACAGGTGTACTGTTTTCCTTCATGGTAAATCTCCCGTTTAAGAAGAGCCCACAAGTTCTCAATAGGGTTTAAGTCAGGTGATGAAGGGGGCCATGTCATTTTCCTGTCATCTTTAAGGCCTTTACTGGCAAGCCATGCAGTAGAGTACTTTGATGCATGTGATGGAGCATTGTCCTGCCTAAAAATCATGGTCTTCTTGAAAGATGCAGGCTTTTTTCTGCAGGACTGTGTGAAGAAAGTGTCCTCTAAAAACTGGCAGTAGTTCTGGGAATTGATTTTTAGTCCATCTTGAACCCGAAAAGGTCCAACTAGCTCATCTTTAATGATACCAGCCCACACCAGAACCCCACCTCCACCTTGCTGGCGTCTGAATCGAAGTGGAGCTTTGTGCCCATTACTGATCCAGCCACGGGCCCATCCATCTGGTCCATCAAGAGTCACTCTCATTTCATCAGTCcataaaacctttgaaaaatcTGTCTTCAGGTATTTCTTGGCCCAGTCTTGACGTTTCAACTTATGTGTCTTGTTCAATTGTGGTCGTTTTTCAGCCTTCCTTACCTTGGCCATGTGTCTGAGCACTGAACACCTTGTACTTCTGGGTACTCCAGGTAGGTTACAGTTCCGGAATATGCCAGCACTGGAGGACAATGGGTTCCTAGTAGCTTCACGCTTGACTCTTTGTAAATCTTTGGCAGTTAATttgcgtctttttttctctacacgTTTCTTTCAACCCTGTTGACTTTTTGCAACAAAATGTTTGATAGTTCTGTGATCATGCCCCAATATCTTTGCAATGTCAAGCCTGCTGCATCCCTCTGAAAGATTTTTACAATTGTTGACTTTTCAGAGTCAGTCAAATCTTTTTTTCGGCCCATTTTGCCTAGGGAAAAGAAGCTGCCTAATAATAATGCACACATTGATATAGGGTGTTGATCTCCTTAGGGCACACCCTCCCTcattacacaaatacacatcacCTGATATGCTCAAATCCATTAAGCACTCAAGTTTATACAGGTTGGAGTTggaaaatatgcataaaaatgATGATATGGTCAAAATACTCACTTGCCTAATAATTGTGCACGCAGTGTATAACACCTTAACAAAGACGACCATTGAGCCCAGACCACAATGCTCAGTTGGCAAGCCGAGTCTCCAGACTTATTGACCTTCAAAACCTTTTGAAAATACGAAACCTTTGACACTTCACTGGACTGTACTTACTGTAGGTGCAGATACAGGATGTGAACCTTGATGGAAGCTTTCTTACAGTAGTTACTGTAAAGAGGAAACGGGGTAACGTTAGACAAGAGCCACAAGGCAGCCACGTGTTTTTGCACCGGTAAAGAACAGATTTCCACTAAACTTGGGAcatgggaaaagaaagaaccCATCAAATGTTATTGGAGATCcgaacaaagattttttttcaactttcttAAACATTGCAAGACAGAGGGATTTTCAGACTCTTCACTGATTTCctagggaataattcatggatcttgatgaaaaaattaTCAGGCATAAgcaggggactgatatctatgagtgtgtgctaTTTTGTGaggataataaaaatgtataataaaaatatctagagaaagagacagaaaataaagggggggagaggaggacatgtattactgcgccaactcgccgcggtagctttgagtcgaacagctgatttgcggagtgatactctgctgctctgcaccagcGCAAGTTGGCAGAAAATACATGGGCGAagtacttttgaaaaaaaagtggaaactTAAAcagctgtctggcggcaaactaaagcaaatacatcctttagtgtacaattgaacagattttttgttttaagttaacgtttaaaaatgtgaccaaaaagaagttttcggtggtcccctctgcatACAGTAGGTCTCTGACTtttgctacttccacttctcctccaaactctgcaAAATGACagcactgatcaccatctccataaggccACATAATTAAcaatgcataagtaactcatactaccccacttcaaaatcactgaactatccctttaactaATCCATGATAAATGAAAAGTGTAATTTCTGAACCATGCGCAACAActtttttctgacattaaacTAACAGAAGTGGATTTGGACCTGTCCTCCGTGCACTGATGCCAGTGAGCGTAGATGGTTCAAAATAGATTTGGTTTATTGACAGGGGTCAGAAGTCAACACAAAGAGTAatcccttttcttttgcagagTAGGAACCTCAGCAGTGATCTCTCGACACCCACACTGAAACTAAACCAGTCAGTTACACCACTAACTTTTCACAGATAAAGAGGCTCTGAATGACAACCTTTCGTGATGGGAGAGAATTTTACTGCAACACCGGCGACTCACCTAAGGCCAGCGTCCGTCAGCTGGATGGGGATCACGAAGGAGTACTGCGAGGTGAGAGAGAGCCAGAAGAAAGTCATTCCCACTCCTCCCTTCTAAATTATTCACACTGGTTTTTAAAAGGTATGCCAATTCATGCTATTTCAATTCGAGTGGCAACAAGACAAAATATAGATTATGACCCAATCAGACATAATAGATCTGTCTTGTGATGCTAGACTTTTTCTGTGAGGTGCTGACGCCTCACCGTCGTGGTGGACAGAGGCTTGATAGCGGTCACGTTCTTAATGTACACGGTTCCCACCACCGTATCGTAGTTGAGTGCCTGCACCGTCAGATTGTAGGCCTGCACCGCTGCGAAGTTCTGGTTGGTGATATTCAATACATTCTGTAAGGCAAAAAAAGGTTGAGactgaataaattaataaatcagatTAATTGCCATTGTTCATCATAGAAATGTCATTGAAAATAATTATAACCCATCCCAATTAATCCATCGCCCCACACCTtgtcttctttattttcatacatCAAACCCTCTGCTTCCCTTTAGCTGCGTTTCCACTGAAGGAACTTTCCCCTAGCAAGGAGCCTCTGTAGGAACTGGAAGCCTATAGGggatttaattcaaattaaaaaattcatgtgaaaatgaaaatgtaatccacaatagcattataattttccacaaatgtatgTGTCTTTTTAGTaaaaattttaatgaaaatgcaataatccaattttcattttcattttcacatccttgtatGGGGATTCTatgactatattaaaatgataatgcactttgataacaatatgaaaatttaaaaccatttgtcttttcattttcaaagacctTAACCTGCACATCAATGGACTATATTCAAACGCAAATGAAATATaaacccaaaatgcagacgaccagTCTCTGAGTTCCAGGACTCATACCTGGCGCTCCGGTGCCACGGTGAAAACGCAGGAAAACGGTCTTGGGGAACCTTTCTGTTCCTTGAAAGATCGTTCCTGGGACCAACATGCCCCGGTACTTTTGTTCTAGACTTTGCTGTTCTCTCTACCCACCGTGATGTTAATGAGGACTTCCTTCGTGGTGAAGTAGACAAAGGACGACTTCACGGCGACTGGAGACAGCAGAACAGTgcgaggaaacaggaagaacaaCACCAGGGCACTGACCACCAGACACACGCCAACAGACACAGCAACATACAACTTcctgagaggagaaaaacagcaacatcctCAGATCATAAAGTCCAGTGAAAGTTTTGATTGGTTAATCAGCCACAATGAAACTGTTCAGTATTTGCTTCCTTACGTGTGTCTGGGCCTCAGCCTCTGGTCATTACAGGATATGACGGCCACTAGCTTGCTCTCCTGACCTGTAACACACACGTGGCATGGTTTCATacaaaagatgaaaatacaGGAACAGATCTGATTTTGTCTTCCATCTAGAACttcctttcaaaatgaatgcacaTAATCATACATAACATGCCTTATATTTGCTTGGGAAAAATACAGTCAGGTTCACAAGTATTGGGACAGTGACacatttctttgtaattttgCTTCTTCACATAACcattggatttgaaatgaaacaatcaaGATGAGTGACGTGTAGAGTTGTAGCTTTAATTCAAGGGGTTTAACAGGAATATGTTGTTTAGGAAGGTTCAAAAGTAATAGGACAAACTAACATAACTATAAGGATTGTTTTAAATACTTGGATGAAAGTCTGGAACACATGCATATCACCTAGTGCTGAGTTTTCTCCCCAGGGCCGGCTCAAGCCATTTTGATGCCCTAGGCCAAATTATGActgggagcccccccccccaaagaaaagaACCCCCACACAATTGCAAAGAGCTGTATGTAACTTTCAATAAGACTCCTTTGATGGGGTCAGTGTTACCAATAGAATTTTGAGATACTATGGtggtggacgtcagaccctgTAGGGGGGTCTGTGGTCATGCTCCCCCAGGAAGAAAACTGTGTACATTTCATAACTAAATCTATCAATCTGGTGAAGTTTGATAGCAATTTAAGAGGCTAGATCTATGGAGAACTTTATACCCCAAACAATTTTGTGCTGCTAGGGTagagattatttcctgagaatATTGTAATGGTTAAGATGATTTTGCCTAAAATTTCTAAGACCACAATTCTGTCTGtgttatgattttcatttatttacccTATCATACATGTTTTGTGATCCTCATGAAATTAAGATAATATTTagacatacattttatatataagggTAGCAGAATGTTCTCTCCACTGCTTGAGACATTTTACTGATCTTCCAAGAAGTCTGTCTGTTGCTTACAggccaagaaagtgcagtgttgaatttggacataGTTATGACCATTCTTAATAAACAACTGATCAACGCTCTCTAGCAACTGTAGCTGGGACTCATCCATGAGACACGTTGTCAATCATGACAAAGGCGTGTTGTTCTCAGGTTCATGGTTCGGTCTGAGTTGAACTCTGAATAACCAGGTGAACAGCTTAACTCTGAGGACTGAGTCCTGCATGGGGCACGCTTCGCCCCCGCAGAACCCACAATGCCTCTCTCCCGTCCCTCGGTCCATTGCCCCCCAGTCGATCTGTGCAGCCTCACTGGGTATCGTCACTTTTCCCTTGGGTCTCTCTCCCCGCCCGGTTGTGCGCGTCCTAGTGCAGCTCCTTCGTTGTACTCTGGTCAAAAGGGGAGCGTGGCACACACTGGTCTCGCTCTTGCTCGCTGCATGCTTTTGTCTTCAGTAACTGGAAGGCATGCTATGCTGAATTGAGATCAGGTGAATGACCTGGTCACAGAAGAATGTTCCATTTCGTCACCTTGACAGGATGTTGGGTTGTTTTCACAGTATGTTGTGCACTATTAAGAGCCATCCTATCAGTTTTGCAACATTTGCCTGAATCATGGCAGAAATCAAAGCGCAATACACCAAATAATTCATCCTCCTACTTCTATCAGCAGTTGCTGACGTACTTTTCTCCTTCCATTATTCTGGTCAAAATTCATCTTGGCTTTATCTGTCCAAGGAAATGTCACTCGAGGCCTTGTGGAGTGTTAGCAGTGGTTTGCACTGGCGTTTCTCAATTGTAGACTTTGAAATTTATATCCCCACCTCCTCGATAGTGTTCTTGACTTGGCTGGATGTTGTGAAAGGTTTTTCTACACCATGGAAAGAACGTGACCATTCATTTTAGTTGTCTTCCGTGGTCTTCGAGGCCTTTCGGTGTTGCTGAGCTTGCCAGTGGATTCCTTGTTTTTAAGAATGTACCAAATTGTTTTTTCGGCCACTCCTAATGTTTTTGCTATCTCTTCGATAGGTTTTTCACCCTGTTTTTTCCAGCCTAATGGCCTCCTTCACTTGCATCGAGACCTCTTTGGACCTATTATTGAGAGTTCCACTGAACAGCTACCAAATGAAAGTTGATCACTTGGAATCAACTCCAGACCTTATATCTGCTTCATTTGTCATGGAATACAAGAGAATAGGTGACAGTTGGCCATGAAACTGCTTGCCAGTCAATTGGCTAATTATTTCTGAGCCTCTGGAAATGGAGGGACTATgttaaaaaatggcaaaattacaaaaaagtgtGTCACTGCCCAAATATTTAAggatctgaaaacatttttcaacagtTTTCTCTTCTGTGCTGGCCAGAGGTGTTACAGTACTtcagtagatttttttttcagtatatatactttagtttttatattacaacttttacttaagtattttataaagaaaaaaaaaacgatgagagggagggaataTAAGGAGAGAGGGTAGGAGTAGAGGGAGGAATAAatactgttaataaagtttaaattgaagaaTGGAATTtctggctgttttgtttctttgtacatttaattttgATACCTAAGTACATTTGATTTAAGCTACTTTAagacttttactcaagtaatttTCTTGTGggtaacttttacttttaccaGAGTCTTTTTCAAGTAAGATATAATTTTACTCAAATATAGCATGTAAGTACTTTATACACCACTGGTGCTGGAACAGTCAATTTATCAGTCAAGCTCCACTTAAAATAAAGCAGCAgtaaagaaatacatttgtttaaaataacaaGCAGCCTAAATCTGTGGTTGTGCACCCTGCCCACACAAGGGTGCAGACCACAAAACTCTTGAACAGAAAAAATCTTGCATTAGTCAGTGTTACCGGTGGTCCGGAGCAGGTCAACTTCGTGATAAAGACTCAAAACCTGTCAATggcccaactactgaccaatctgatcactggaaaaccagagtcatcattctacaggttttaataataataatagagctatagatatttatagatgagtggaaCACGCTCATAGTGGGAAAAGCCAGGGTTAACTGGGACAATTGGTATGCACCTTCGTAGTACAGGGGTGGATTCAGATCGTCCTCCCTATCGGCTTTTCCCAtttactattccttgacctcaatagAAAATGTCACGTGGTCAAGGACTTAAGAAAAGCCAACAGCGATGCTCAGAGAATCCGCCTCCACTTTTACcaaactacgtcattatgcgacggcggatgttatttGACGTGCAtctgcatgtttcagtgttttaccaccgtgtgacatcagatgtaaatgattaataacAGCAACTTACatgttcgtgcatggcgcgtcacgttaaatattgctgccgcaatgagttgtggggcgtctattttctcctccttcttgcTCCCTCACACCTCTGTATTATTCCCATAAGCTGAGCAGCACAATAACACTTAGATAAAGTACTTGATGACTTTCATGAAGCAGTTTATTTGATCTCAATTATCGAATTCCTTCTAATGTTATCCAGCTCACCGAGTAAACACCAAATCTCTATAAATATGATGTCATGGTAACagcatttcaagaataaaatGCAGCTGGAAAAATACAAACTGAGTGGTGGACAGATATTATCAACAGAGATTATCAGAATCAATCATATTACTTTATAAATCAATGCAGACTACTTTTTCTGTCAGTACCTCTGGGTATACGTCCAGTGCCCTGGCAGGTCGGACAGGGAACTGTCTCTCCTGAGCTGCATCTCCCACTGGACCTCCGCCTCTTTGTGTCATCCTCCTCAATTATTGGCCGGTGGTCACTCTCTTGGCCACTCCCACTGTGCTGTAAACCTGCTCCCCCATCGTACCTGCTGTGAATAGCTCCCATACCTGAAGAACGATAGGTAAGCTGTCAGTGAAGGAAAAAATCATGCAGGAACATAAACAGGAAATATGAATCAACATGGAGGGCAGAATTCCATGTGTCCtccagtaaataaataaataaaattataataaaatcaaGCAAAATTCCAACCCCAGACTTTTACTCCAATATTTGGATAATAAAGGAAGGTTCTGTTGTATTTCAACCTGGTATATTTCCCATAAACGTTGCACAAACAATCTCTTTGCTCGCACATCATTTGTCAGGATAAGTTGTTTCCAACAgcttaaaaaaaccaataaacattaataatttaaaactcTTCTCCCCAAGCCTGACCCAAAGTAAACCAAAGGGTCACAATGGCTATTGAAGGAAATATGCCAGAATCTACTATAACAATAGCTTCAATCACTCGCTCAGAATTATCATCAGCTCTGCAGTTCCCCTGGTTTTCTGGAGCATTTTAACATCTTGAAGCTTATAGTTTTTGATTTCATGGCCCACTGATTCTGGTTCAGATCTAGCAGCAGGCAGCTTTCTTTGTGTGAAAAATCTCAGATAAACATACTGTTTAGTATGAAccctgcaaaaaaacatcagacagcCATGGTTACAAACTACCTGCCAAACCCAGCGATTGTTTAGCGGCTAATGCCTAAGTCACACCATACAATTATCAGCCCGATTTTCTACTGGACAACATATCTTGGAACTCGCCAACAAAAGCTTGCGACCCCATTCCAAGAGGCTTGTCAACAcattgtctccttcctcctcctccgactaGATTTGTAACAAGCTGAATAGCAAGACAAATAGGCTACATCTACAGACAATCAGAGTGTAGCACTACGCCAATGTCTGGAGTTTGTCCTGGTGAAAGATAgtggtgtagtgtgtgacccctgAAGCCAGTCCGTCTTACAGTACAAACTCATGACTGCAAGACTCCTGATTACAAGACAGTAAGTCGTGTAATGTGAACTGCACAATGATCCGACAACTATGAAAGTTGTGTAGTCGGAATTTGGCGTAAAGCggcagattatttttctcaggagttggtggaagAGAAGATAGAGCTATTAGAGCTAAGACACTGTGATTTTTGGCTATTGCTGTTGGAGTTGGAGTTAACAACCCACAATATAGGCTGAGATATGGCTAACAATAATGCCTGCTTTTTCCCCATTCAATTTTTTCGAATATGAATTTCATGTAACACCTAACACTAGGGGTGGCTGTGGCGCAGGAGTTTGTCCACAAACCGGTGGTTTGATCCGGTCagtaggcctgtcacaataactactttttgttgcacgatatattgtccctgAAATTTTTGCGATAAAAAGGATAGGCGTCCTTTTAAGACAATATTTTTGATACtaaatcatgtgagcttgcagtatatTGGTCCTAAACGATGTGTTGCTGCtaagagaaatgttatccacattttagaaaaatactaagaaatccatattttccgAAATgtatagaccaaaccagtgatttattaatcatataaCGAGAACAGATGAaaggacagaagcagcaagactttgctggactgtagTTGACATTCATTCATATGTCAACAAACTCGCATGTAGACAAAACAGCTGTTATTGAAGTctataaaaatgattgatttcatattcacgtaacgtacgataagtcgataatgtaGTTATCATGACAGGCCTACCAGTCAGACTGCTGAAgtatccttgggcaagacacttaaccctatattgcctctggcggctcttccggcagtgtatgaatgggaCAGGAAAAGCGCGGGatatagcagcgctgtatgaatgagaCTTTTGTTGTAAAGCgatggtcaataagactagaaaagcacaatataaataaagttaatttaCCGCAGGTGTCTGAAATGCATATTCACATGTCTATTTCATCAATGCATAAAGAGGAGTAACCTGCAGGTATGAGCCTGGTCTCACGTAACAAGATGGAACTCCATCTCGTTATTCTACCAGCCTGTTTTGGCCAGCGCACTGTTCTTCACTgaggtctgctgggggagctgctgctgtaacaccggaatttccTAGCTTGGAATAAAGTACCAATCTATCTAGAGGCAATGCTGTTATGTAGGTGGGTTTAGTGGTGAGCGGGCTAATAGCTAGACTCATTCAAGGAGAGGTTGGGAAGGAGTCTGCCGTAGAGCTGCTAGAACCAGAGACAGTCAAATGGTTCCAAAGATTCAGTTTGACTGCAAGAACCACCACAGAGCAGATCAATGACTGCAAAACTGAAGGACATGACACGACATCTccagtttttctctctggcctATGATGAAACAACCGACGTAACCAATATAGACCAACTAGaccgttttttttgtgtgaaaacttAGTTTTTTATGAGCGAGGAATTACTGTATTTCCAGGCCATGCACCCTGCAGCAAGTGCAATTGTGTGTTCAGTACAAGTGCCAAACCACCCGTGACCTCACCCCttt from the Scophthalmus maximus strain ysfricsl-2021 chromosome 17, ASM2237912v1, whole genome shotgun sequence genome contains:
- the LOC118288441 gene encoding transmembrane protein 106B isoform X3, producing MAWKYSMGAIHSRYDGGAGLQHSGSGQESDHRPIIEEDDTKRRRSSGRCSSGETVPCPTCQGTGRIPRGQESKLVAVISCNDQRLRPRHTKLYVAVSVGVCLVVSALVLFFLFPRTVLLSPVAVKSSFVYFTTKEVLINITNVLNITNQNFAAVQAYNLTVQALNYDTVVGTVYIKNVTAIKPLSTTTYSFVIPIQLTDAGLSNYCKKASIKVHILYLHLQMSMKVYYLAHYEQLSLDTYEYIDCGANSTTLHQMQPPPP
- the LOC118288441 gene encoding transmembrane protein 106B isoform X4, which codes for MGAIHSRYDGGAGLQHSGSGQESDHRPIIEEDDTKRRRSSGRCSSGETVPCPTCQGTGRIPRGQESKLVAVISCNDQRLRPRHTKLYVAVSVGVCLVVSALVLFFLFPRTVLLSPVAVKSSFVYFTTKEVLINITNVLNITNQNFAAVQAYNLTVQALNYDTVVGTVYIKNVTAIKPLSTTTYSFVIPIQLTDAGLSNYCKKASIKVHILYLHLQMSMKVYYLAHYEQLSLDTYEYIDCGANSTTLHQMQPPPP
- the LOC118288441 gene encoding transmembrane protein 106B isoform X1 encodes the protein MNDPLGELRVVFLCCGMGAIHSRYDGGAGLQHSGSGQESDHRPIIEEDDTKRRRSSGRCSSGETVPCPTCQGTGRIPRGQESKLVAVISCNDQRLRPRHTKLYVAVSVGVCLVVSALVLFFLFPRTVLLSPVAVKSSFVYFTTKEVLINITNVLNITNQNFAAVQAYNLTVQALNYDTVVGTVYIKNVTAIKPLSTTTYSFVIPIQLTDAGLSNYCKKASIKVHILYLHLQMSMKVYYLAHYEQLSLDTYEYIDCGANSTTLHQMQPPPP
- the LOC118288441 gene encoding transmembrane protein 106B isoform X2 encodes the protein MCWQRKCPRRDGSMGAIHSRYDGGAGLQHSGSGQESDHRPIIEEDDTKRRRSSGRCSSGETVPCPTCQGTGRIPRGQESKLVAVISCNDQRLRPRHTKLYVAVSVGVCLVVSALVLFFLFPRTVLLSPVAVKSSFVYFTTKEVLINITNVLNITNQNFAAVQAYNLTVQALNYDTVVGTVYIKNVTAIKPLSTTTYSFVIPIQLTDAGLSNYCKKASIKVHILYLHLQMSMKVYYLAHYEQLSLDTYEYIDCGANSTTLHQMQPPPP